Proteins encoded together in one Musa acuminata AAA Group cultivar baxijiao chromosome BXJ3-6, Cavendish_Baxijiao_AAA, whole genome shotgun sequence window:
- the LOC135639671 gene encoding uncharacterized protein LOC135639671 — protein sequence EKKKLVFMCFLVDQRRTTRSSKPAAGICSRCGACARVADMETTTRFCYVPVYRKTWRAIICTFCGALLKSYNR from the coding sequence GAGAAGAAGAAGTTGGTGTTCATGTGCTTTCTGGTGGACCAGCGGCGGACGACGAGGAGCAGCAAGCCGGCGGCGGGGATCTGCTCGCGCTGTGGGGCCTGCGCGAGGGTGGCGGACATGGAGACGACCACGCGTTTCTGCTACGTGCCGGTGTATCGTAAGACCTGGCGGGCTATCATTTGCACTTTCTGCGGCGCCCTCCTCAAGTCTTACAATCGATAG
- the LOC103989391 gene encoding F-box protein At1g61340, with amino-acid sequence MAVGKVRHEQSVPAGLEFVHRTSILGRKRVVLSKTMDSANLSSPCGAPSKRRVTRWRTQTLNRLEALPLDILVKTLSKVDHSDLKQLLLVSKTVNGATLIARESHFVFSTPISKSLFRKQSNTIDSDLDISNEEAPHAPNQQRVARSRLNGVQLSSVAIALFT; translated from the exons ATGGCAGTAGGAAAGGTTCGGCATGAACAATCTGTGCCAGCCGGCTTAGAATTTGTTCATCGCACAAGCATATTGGGGAGAAAAAGAGTTGTGTTATCTAAGACTATGGATTCAGCCAATTTATCCTCTCCATGCGGTGCTCCATCTAAGAGGCGGGTTACAAGGTGGAGAACGCAGACATTAAATCGTTTAGAGGCTCTGCCTCTAGATATTTTG GTAAAGACGCTGTCTAAAGTCGATCATAGTGATCTGAAACAACTGTTGTTGGTCTCCAAGACTGTAAATGGAGCA ACTTTGATCGCAAGGGAGTCGCATTTCGTTTTCAGCACTCCAATTTCGAAGTCTCTCTTTAGGAAACAGAGCAATACGATAGATAGTGATCTTGACATCAGCAACGAGGAAGCTCCACACGCACCGAATCAACAAAGAGTTGCGAGGTCGAGACTTAATGGTGTGCAGCTTTCTAGTGTTGCTATCGCTCTTTTCACGTGA
- the LOC135581175 gene encoding uncharacterized protein LOC135581175: MKALIPRSLSIQTFLPSPLSSPRFSVFFLHSVAGDGAPSRRPQSHILPSSPASSSQSFASPSSFSSSSSFSTRHYEEECKNVKVAVFWDFENCNIPVGVNVFRVVHRITSALRSNGIKGPVTITAFGDVSQLSRTTQEALACTGVCLTHVPHGGKNSSDRFFMADLVYWVSQNPPPVHFFLISGDRDFANILHRLRMSNYNVLLSSKDGAPGVLCSAATFMWPWSSLVKGETTIVKHFNHPPDGLYESWYGHYKAVLDDPFSDIEQATNSQCEESMELISETKPRPVPKALVNAIRQILYSYPEGLNLPELRAELKRINATMDKDFFGYKKFSHLLASMPNILKMIPNPSLEGQSLVVSTHRKIADSVPSRFKLVQDVDVSDGEKNGASRQNGKPLPITPPSNESEPASTISETIAHQKENDSDSGKQNSSPTQGQHAVDEGSLLERIKGFIFGHQHYKTEPFSPSKGNDMEGNAYASTSEHSNNTAAEKGFVQRIIKTWSYRSSGQRVGGTDSISGLDSTSHEDSGEAKSICKPTEKLKFEDKATRSKHNFSNQPSASPNSTEASESISKDKTIEQSETSIGSPDMNQSFFSQIASWWMFWKSGKDQKISSTAYEEVTNCQEDVACGKSNNDLGNIIGETEPHDVFSKGHFWDALESFLLTSKGSELILKSRTRGQLVHGFQKEGLWILKDLTEAQIFQLVNLIIMEKKWLEESTSQMFPFRLSLASKRKCGSSHVLGSSGLSSLFTGRISKPYTHRQVEQETLDQNPGCFRNGFDNTLDAKPPQNFVELKAWFQKAAYKGPENIEPEDLQKLFESKFNTKLISSVYGYPSLRSLIAACLTDVDFSHGKRKSSPSREEILSDCHKLLLELFDEYPEGFNMSIFKPTFMQKYGYILDFQMLGYPKLASLLQIMPGVRIESSFIIPSERFRSDSSWSKQPIIGTLDHSSPDDKSNSINKDSKGDSTAEDYAWEELGPLSETVNHGGNTVAQVNDKKVSYDEASLSDDDFSDSEGDSLSQSGELESKSKRRGEDSSLLQILDSWYGSLEGNEKDQAQAVDGQVDCSKIKTMELNPINEQKVKARPTKRYCFVSKSPNDEKEKLVDNILGSLKRAGDSKLHS, translated from the exons ATGAAAGCCCTAATCCCTCGGTCCCTCTCCATCCAGACGTTCTTGCCGTCGCCCCTCTCCTCTCCTCGCTTCTCCGTCTTCTTCCTACACTCCGTCGCTGGCGATGGAGCGCCGTCGCGGAGGCCGCAATCCCATATCTTGCCCTCCTCGCCTGCCTCTTCCTCCCAGTCTTTtgcttctccttcctctttctcctcctcctcctccttctcgacGAGGCATTACGAGGAGGAATGCAAGAACGTGAAGGTCGCAGTGTTTTGGGACTTCGAGAACTGCAACATTCCCGTTGGCGTCAATGTTTTCCGGGTGGTGCACCGGATCACGTCGGCCTTGCGTTCGAACGGCATCAAAGGTCCGGTTACCATTACCGCCTTCGGAGACGTGTCGCAGCTCTCTCGGACCACTCAGGAGGCTCTCGCCTGCACCGGGGTCTGCCTCACTCATGTGCCACATG GTGGTAAGAACAGCTCTGATAGATTCTTTATGGCTGATCTTGTCTATTGGGTTTCACAAAACCCTCCTCCCGTCCATTTCTTTTTAATATCTGGGGACAGGGACTTTGCAAACATCCTCCACCGGTTGAGGATGAGCAACTACAACGTACTGCTCTCCAGCAAGGATGGTGCACCTGGTGTTCTCTGTAGTGCTGCAACATTTATGTGGCCTTGGTCTAGTTTGGTAAAGGGAGAGACTACTATTGTCAAGCATTTTAACCACCCACCTGATGGATTATATGAATCTTGGTATGGCCATTACAAAGCTGTCCTGGATGACCCTTTCTCTGACATTGAACAGGCTACTAATTCACAATGTGAGGAATCTATGGAATTAATTTCTGAAACTAAGCCTCGCCCAGTTCCTAAGGCTTTAGTCAATGCGATCCGTCAGATTTTATACTCATATCCTGAAGGGTTGAATCTCCCAGAACTTCGAGCTGAGCTCAAAAGGATCAACGCAACTATGGACAAGGACTTCTTCGGGTATAAGAAGTTCTCACACCTTCTTGCCTCAATGCCAAATATACTGAAGATGATACCCAATCCATCTCTTGAAGGCCAATCACTTGTTGTCAGTACACATAGAAAAATAGCAGATTCAGTGCCATCGAGATTTAAGCTGGTTCAAGATGTGGATGTTAGTGATGGAGAGAAAAACGGTGCTTCGAGACAGAATGGAAAACCActcccaattactcctccaagtAATGAGTCAGAGCCTGCATCTACTATATCTGAGACTATTGCCCATCAGAAAGAGAATGACTCAGATAGTGGTAAACAGAACTCCAGTCCCACTCAGGGACAGCATGCTGTAGATGAGGGGAGCCTACTAGAAAGAATTAAGGGTTTTATTTTTGGACACCAGCACTACAAAACAGAGCCTTTTTCTCCCAGTAAAGGGAATGACATGGAAGGCAATGCCTATGCTTCCACCTCTGAGCATTCAAACAATACTGCCGCCGAAAAAGGATTTGTGCAGAGGATTATAAAAACCTGGAGTTACCGTAGCAGTGGTCAGCGTGTTGGGGGAACTGATAGCATTTCTGGACTGGACTCCACTTCCCATGAGGATTCTGGTGAGGCAAAATCAATTTGCAAGCCCACTGAGAAGTTGAAATTTGAAGATAAAGCAACACGGTCGAAGCATAATTTTTCCAATCAGCCTAGTGCTAGTCCAAATTCAACAGAAGCAAGTGAGTCAATTTCAAAGGATAAGACCATCGAACAATCTGAAACATCCATTGGTTCTCCAGATATGAATCAAAGCTTCTTTAGCCAGATTGCAAGCTGGTGGATGTTCTGGAAATCTGGCAAGGACCAGAAAATTAGTTCTACAGCTTATGAAGAGGTTACCAATTGCCAAGAAGATGTTGCATGTGGAAAGTCCAATAATGATCTGGGTAATATCATTGGTGAGACAGAACCTCATGATGTCTTTTCAAAAGGGCACTTTTGGGATGCTCTAGAATCATTTTTGCTGACTTCGAAGGGATCTGAGCTTATTCTAAAATCGAGAACAAG GGGCCAATTGGTGCATGGGTTTCAGAAGGAAGGCCTTTGGATCCTTAAAGATCTCACGGAAGCCCAGATTTTTCAGCTGGTAAATCTGATAATTATGGAGAAGAAATGGCTGGAAGAGTCAACTTCTCAGATGTTCCCTTTTAGGCTCTCTCTTGCTTCTAAAAGAAAGTGTGGTTCATCACATGTGCTTGGTTCCAGTGGTTTAAGTTCTCTTTTCACAGGCAGAATATCAAAACCTTACACACACAGGCAAGTTGAGCAGGAAACATTGGATCAAAACCCTGGATGTTTTAGGAATGGATTCGACAACACTTTAGATGCTAAGCCACCCCAAAATTTTGTTGAGTTGAAAGCATGGTTTCAGAAAGCAGCATATAAGGGTCCTGAGAATATTGAACCTGAGGATTTGCAAAAGCTTTTTGAGAGCAAGTTCAACACAAAACTCATTTCTTCTGTTTATGGCTATCCAAGTCTGCGAAGTTTGATTGCAGCTTGCTTAACTGATGTTGACTTTTCCCATGGAAAAAGAAAATCATCTCCAAGCAGAGAAGAAATACTATCTGATTGCCACAAACTCTTGCTTGAGCTTTTTGATGAATATCCTGAAGGTTTTAACATGAGCATCTTCAAACCAACATTTATGCAAAAGTATGGCTATATTCTGGATTTTCAAATGCTTGGCTACCCCAAGCTTGCGTCTTTGTTACAGATAATGCCTGGGGTGAGGATAGAATCCTCTTTTATTATACCTTCTGAAAGATTCCGCTCAGATTCCAGCTGGAGTAAGCAGCCAATCATCGGAACACTTGATCATAGTTCACCAGATGACAAAAGCAATTCCATTAACAAGGACAGTAAAGGTGATAGCACCGCTGAAGACTATGCATGGGAGGAGCTAGGCCCTTTGTCCGAGACAGTTAATCATGGTGGTAATACTGTTGCTCAGGTGAATGATAAGAAGGTGAGTTATGATGAGGCTtctctttcagatgatgatttttctGATTCTGAGGGTGATAGTCTCTCCCAATCTGGTGAACTGGAATCAAAGTCTAAAAGACGCGGAGAGGACAGCTCTCTTCTTCAAATCCTTGATTCATGGTATGGTAGTTTGGAAGGTAATGAGAAGGATCAAGCTCAGGCTGTTGATGGTCAGGTGGATTGCTCCAAGATCAAAACCATGGAACTCAACCCTATCAATGAACAAAAAGTGAAAGCAAGACCCACAAAACGATATTGTTTTGTGTCGAAATCACCGAATGATGAGAAGGAAAAGTTGGTGGATAACATTTTGGGCAGTCTGAAGAGAGCCGGAGATTCGAAGCTACATAGTTAA
- the LOC135585927 gene encoding early nodulin-20-like, protein MLLLLATSNLHLLLLRLGINLTAPAMWPIPSVSCLLLLFFLLRTSQAMVTVVVDGLAEWKSPVVRVGDSLVFKHQQVQNLYLFRNRRAFDLCSFDQSILIYDGKSSLFTWRPSRPGYYYLATRNSSQRSCEQVEKVPVRVVTPHPSPGFPSLPSPAPTSGGDISSSPSPSNSWTSVSSPRSGPSPSPSPSPSPAPVDFGPLQPKERLTPAATPSSSVTAGSVPFISSSPAVPLPVGETDTATILPFPTPGSETQVVGMASSCAAVQMSLLMVVMMLSLGLVVDTSLPFAAFL, encoded by the exons ATGCTTCTTCTTCTAGCTACTTCAAATCTGCATCTCCTGCTGCTCCGTCTCGGAATCAATCTTACAGCCCCTGCGATGTGGCCAATTCCCTCCGTTTCCTGCCTCctgctcctcttcttcctcctccgaacCTCTCAAGCTATGGTGACAGTTGTGGTAGATGGCCTTGCAGAGTGGAAATCTCCCGTAGTTCGTGTCGGAGACTCTCTCG TCTTCAAGCACCAGCAGGTGCAGAATTTGTACCTCTTCCGCAACAGAAGGGCCTTCGACCTCTGCAGCTTCGATCAATCTATCCTCATCTACGATGGCAAGTCCTCCCTTTTCACG TGGCGGCCTTCGCGCCCTGGTTATTATTACCTCGCTACCAGAAACAGTTCTCAGAGGAGCTGCGAGCAGGTTGAGAAGGTGCCTGTTAGAGTAGTGACTCCACACCCGTCGCCGGGCTTCCCTTCGCTCCCTTCTCCGGCACCCACTTCCGGAGGAGacatctcttcctctccctctccctcgaaCTCGTGGACTTCTGTTAGCTCACCCCGCTCCGGCCCCAGCCCCAGCCCCAGCCCCAGCCCCAGCCCGGCGCCCGTGGACTTTGGCCCGTTGCAGCCGAAGGAAAGGCTGACTCCGGCGGCCACTCCGTCGTCTTCGGTGACCGCGGGTTCGGTCCCGTTCATTAGCAGCAGTCCAGCGGTTCCTCTTCCCGTGGGAGAGACCGATACGGCCACCATCCTCCCATTTCCAACCCCGGGCTCGGAGACTCAG GTGGTGGGGATGGCGTCGTCGTGCGCTGCAGTGCAGATGTCGCTGCTGATGGTGGTCATGATGCTCTCCCTCGGACTCGTGGTGGACACCAGCCTCCCTTTTGCGGCTTTTCTGTAG
- the LOC135640266 gene encoding transcription factor MYB102-like, translating to MGRAPCCDKDGLKKGPWTPEEDQKLIDYIQKHGQGSWRTLPKKAGLARCGKSCRLRWTNYLRPDIKRGRFSFEEEEAIIHLHSLLGNKWSAIAARLPGRTDNEIKNYWNTHIRKRLLRMGIDPVTHTHRLDLLDLSALLTSSLCNPTSSQFDLSGLLGLEPLVNSELLMMAQNLLSAQCQNPNILGQGLPEQQHPTPQFQEQLASFQTQQLQHLSQRLPTCTPSNDPFPDEAQLMQPNVGQLHTSADFNPWQDIIMQGNLSQNDFVPATGVNYESLDPSFTQFIADISDVCGTSSQGYSLTSVFSTPASSPTPLNSSSTHVNSSTEDERESYCSNRLKYQIPDLLDVSNCM from the exons ATGGGGAGAGCGCCTTGTTGTGACAAGGATGGACTGAAGAAGGGGCCATGGACACCTGAGGAGGACCAGAAGCTCATCGACTACATCCAGAAGCACGGGCAAGGGAGCTGGAGGACTCTTCCCAAGAAAGCAG GCCTTGCAAGGTGTGGCAAGAGTTGCCGGCTTCGGTGGACGAACTACCTGCGGCCGGACATTAAAAGAGGAAGGTTCTCATTTGAGGAGGAAGAGGCGATCATTCATCTACACAGTCTTTTGGGGAACAA GTGGTCTGCGATCGCTGCTCGCTTGCCAGGAAGAACCGACAACGAGATCAAAAACTACTGGAATACGCACATCAGGAAGAGGCTTCTCAGGATGGGCATTGATCCTGTGACCCACACCCATCGCCTCGATCTCCTCGACCTGTCTGCTCTCCTGACCTCCTCCTTGTGCAACCCAACGTCGTCGCAGTTCGATCTATCTGGGTTATTAGGTCTTGAGCCACTGGTGAACAGCGAGCTCCTAATGATGGCCCAAAACCTCCTATCTGCTCAATGCCAAAACCCAAACATCCTCGGTCAAGGACTCCCAGAGCAACAACACCCGACTCCCCAATTCCAAGAACAGTTGGCTTCCTTCCAGACACAACAGCTACAGCATCTATCCCAAAGGCTACCTACTTGCACCCCTTCGAATGATCCATTCCCTGATGAGGCACAGCTCATGCAGCCCAATGTGGGCCAGTTGCATACATCTGCTGATTTTAATCCATGGCAGGACATCATTATGCAGGGTAACCTATCCCAGAATGATTTCGTGCCTGCAACGGGTGTTAACTACGAAAGTTTGGACCCATCCTTCACCCAATTCATCGCCGACATCTCCGATGTGTGCGGCACAAGCAGCCAGGGATATAGCCTGACTTCTGTGTTTTCGACGCCTGCATCAAGCCCGACTCCTCTGAACTCATCGTCGACGCACGTGAACAGCAGCAccgaagatgagagagagagctaCTGCAGCAACCGGTTGAAGTACCAAATCCCTGATCTCTTGGATGTGAGCAATTGCATGTGA